A single Populus alba chromosome 7, ASM523922v2, whole genome shotgun sequence DNA region contains:
- the LOC118063331 gene encoding U-box domain-containing protein 5, with product MGTDAAEAVETLPCPYSFKVHHSMCTELLKLVDKVSKIFPKIEAARPCCSLGIQALCSLNHALEKAKHHLQYCCNSSKLYLAITGDVIVSKCQRSRNLMEQSLGQIQTMVPVILAAEISQIIDDLGAAMFMLESSEEEAGKAMRELIQQSREPNSVANSEIKAIQLAASRLHITSRKAILIEKRSIKNQLDKVGGNDHRKKNILNYLMLLLKNHGDLLIEEQAETPKSQHEGFFSLNNPNDTSLHRQYNQVESLIGCGMSETQTELFSRATPPEEFKCPISMRVMYDPVVIASGQTFERMWIQRWFDEGNDTCPQTKVKLTHRALTPNTCMKDLISKWCVKYGITIPDPCIRASKLLDISVNSIASLGSSMSDLHLPLDISNISLGSMDGSYSSESARSKSNLMPIQNNDDSYRHHSYVNINQQDLKFLSGLAELPWESQCKIVEDVKSCLQCNDQLCHSLSSENFVEPLFRFLRDAHDQQDIGAQRFGYQLLLSFASKNRSGISYLHEDVFVLLSSFPDSEVIEEVLAIFEVLSGHPYCQSKITASGALVSIQKILDSHSTEFQKQAIKILHNLSSNNDICSQIVSMECIPKLVPLLKNGNLSSYSVVLLRNLCDIEEARVSVAETNGCIASIAELLESGSREEQEHAAAILLSLCSQRLHYCQLVMEEGVIPSLVDISINGTDKGRAIALELLRQLRDIIEYDNEHECFVSDIDADRDASHQTIEKKSVVDADRDASHETIKKKSSPKTYGVFKNLSVFSRRSSVASNSPKKKR from the exons ATGGGGACTGATGCTGCTGAAGCAGTGGAGACACTTCCGTGTCCTTATTCCTTCAAG GTGCATCACTCTATGTGTACAGAGTTGCTGAAGTTGGTTGATAAAGTTTCTAAAATATTTCCAAAAATCGAAGCAGCTCGACCTTGTTGCTCATTGGGAATACAGGCACTATGCTCGTTAAACCATGCACTTGAGAAAGCCAAGCATCATCTTCAGTACTGTTGCAACTCTAGCAAACTATATTTG GCAATAACAGGGGATGTGATTGTCTCAAAATGTCAAAGATCAAGGAACTTGATGGAACAGAGTTTAGGCCAGATTCAAACAATGGTTCCAGTAATATTGGCTGCTGAG ATATCTCAAATTATTGATGACCTTGGGGCGGCAATGTTTATGCTGGAATCCTCTGAAGAAGAGGCTGGTAAAGCCATGCGTGAATTGATTCAGCAGAGCAGAGAACCAAATTCAGTGGCAAATTCTGAAATCAAAGCTATTCAACTTGCAGCTTCAAGGCTGCATATTACATCCCGAAAGGCCATACTGATAGAAAAAAGATCTATTAAGAATCAGCTAGATAAAGTTGGTGGCAATGACCACAGAAAAAAGAATATCTTAAATTACCTTATGCTCCTCTTGAAGAATCACGGAGACTTACTCATTGAAGAGCAAGCAGAGACTCCCAAATCTCAGCATGAAGGATTCTTTTCGCTTAATAACCCTAATGATACTTCTCTTCATAGGCAATACAATCAAGTAGAGTCTCTTATAGGATGTGGGATGTCTGAGACTCAAACTGAATTGTTTAGTAGAGCTACACCCCCTGAAGAATTTAAGTGTCCTATATCTATGAGAGTGATGTATGATCCTGTTGTCATTGCTTCTGGACAAACATTTGAAAGGATGTGGATACAGAGGTGGTTTGACGAGGGTAATGATACATGCCCACAAACCAAAGTGAAACTAACTCATCGTGCATTGACTCCAAACACATGCATGAAAGACTTGATATCAAAGTGGTGTGTGAAGTATGGAATTACCATTCCTGATCCATGTATTCGAGCATCGAAGTTATTGGACATCTCTGTTAATTCCATTGCAAGTTTAGGCAGTTCCATGAGTGATCTACACCTTCCACTGGATATTAGTAATATATCACTTGGGTCTATGGATGGTAGTTACAGTTCAGAGTCTGCACGATCTAAGTCAAATTTGATGCCGATACAGAATAATGATGATTCCTATAGACACCATTCATATGTAAATATCAATCAGCAAGACTTGAAGTTTCTGTCTGGACTCGCTGAGCTTCCCTGGGAATCTCAATGCAAGATCGTTGAAGATGTCAAGAGTTGTTTGCAGTGTAATGATCAACTTTGTCATTCTTTATCATCTGAGAATTTTGTTGAACCTCTATTTAGATTCTTGAGGGATGCACATGACCAACAAGATATAGGAGCTCAGAGATTTGGATATCAATTGTTGCTTTCATTTGCCAGCAAAAACAG AAGTGGAATATCATACTTACATGAAGACGTTTTTGTTCTGTTGTCATCGTTCCCTGATTCTGAAGTAATTGAAGAGGTTCTTGCCATATTTGAAGTGCTGTCTGGACACCCATATTGCCAATCTAAAATCACCGCATCCGGTGCTCTTGTTTCTATCCAAAAGATCCTTGACTCCCACAGCACAGAATTCCAGAAACAAGCCATTAAAATTCTGCATAATTTGTCCTCAAACAATGATATCTGTTCCCAAATTGTATCGATGGAGTGCATCCCAAAATTGGTTCCTTTGCTTAAGAATGGCAATCTTTCAAGTTATTCTGTAGTTCTACTAAGAAATTTGTGTGATATTGAAGAGGCTAGGGTTTCTGTTGCTGAAACAAATGGATGCATTGCCTCCATTGCTGAGCTCCTTGAGAGTGGCAGTCGTGAGGAACAAGAACATGCAGCAGCTATTCTGCTTTCCTTGTGCTCTCAGCGTCTTCATTATTGTCAGCTGGTCATGGAAGAAGGTGTTATCCCTTCCCTTGTTGATATATCTATCAATGGAACTGACAAAGGGAGAGCGATTGCTTTGGAATTGCTCCGGCAGTTAAGAGACATAATTGAATATGATAATGAGCATGAATGTTTTGTTTCTGATATTGATGCTGATAGAGATGCCAGCCACCaaacaatagaaaagaaatcTGTTGTTGATGCTGATAGAGATGCCAGCCacgaaacaataaaaaagaaatcatcccCCAAGACATATGGAGTTTTCAAGAATTTATCAGTGTTCTCTAGACGCAGTTCTGTTGCATCAAACTCCCCAAAAAAGAAGAGATGA